Proteins encoded together in one Lathyrus oleraceus cultivar Zhongwan6 chromosome 5, CAAS_Psat_ZW6_1.0, whole genome shotgun sequence window:
- the LOC127087660 gene encoding putative L-ascorbate peroxidase 6 isoform X2, which yields MPLQAKVSSSSRRGLMCSIATLPCLLPLTHIFGSLRANANAMLPPGGDEYVRIKEELKKVLSKGKAAGVLRLVFHDAGTFEIDHDAGGMNGSIVYELERPENAGLKKSVKVLQKAKTQIDAIHPVSWADVIAVAGAEAIEVCGGPTIQVSLGRHDSLGADPEGKLPEETLDASGLKRCFQKKGFSTQELVALSGAHTLGSKGFGSPTSFDNSYYKVLLEKPPTPSGGMSTMIGLPSDHALVEDDECLRWIKKYADDENMFFEDFKNAYVKLVNSGVKWSSL from the exons ATGCCTCTTCAGGCGA AGGTTTCGAGTAGCAGTAGGAGAGGGTTAATGTGCAGCATAGCCACGTTGCCATGTCTACTTCCACTAACTCACATCTTTGGTTCTCTCCGAGCCAACGCCAATGCCATGCTACC ACCAGGTGGGGATGAATATGTTCGAATTAAAGAAGAGTTGAAGAAGGTATTGTCAAAGGGAAAGGCCGCTGGTGTGCTTCGTTTGGTTTTTCATGATGCTGGAACTTTTGAAATTGATCACGATGCAG GTGGCATGAATGGTTCTATAGTCTACGAACTTGAAAGACCTGAAAATGCTGGTCTGAAAAAATCAGTAAAG GTTCTGCAGAAAGCCAAGACTCAGATAGATGCGATCCATCCAG TATCCTGGGCGGACGTTATTGCTGTTGCTGGAGCTGAAGCAATTGAAGTATGCGGTGGTCCTACTATCCAAGTTTCGCTCGGCAGACATGATTCACT GGGGGCTGATCCTGAAGGGAAACTCCCTGAAGAAACCCTTGATGCTTCTGGTTTGAAAAGATGCTTCCAGAAAAAAGGCTTTTC AACACAAGAACTGGTAGCTTTGTCTGGAGCTCACACTCTTGGAAGTAAAGGTTTTGGAAGCCCTACTTCTTTTGACAATTCATATTATAAGGTTCTGTTGGAAAAGCCACCGACGCCTTCTG GTGGTATGTCGACTATGATTGGTCTTCCTTCAGACCACGCACTCGTTGAGGATGATGAATGCTTAAG ATGGATTAAAAAGTACGCAGACGATGAGAATATGTTCTTTGAAGATTTCAAAAATGCGTATGTCAAGCTGGTGAATTCTGGTGTGAAGTGGAGTAGCTTATAA
- the LOC127087661 gene encoding G-type lectin S-receptor-like serine/threonine-protein kinase SD2-5 isoform X2 encodes MDNGNLVLLGDDNSTVIWQSFDFPTDTLLPQQVFKEGMKLTSEPGSNSLTYVLEIKSGNVVLSAGFRIPQVYWTMQKDNRKTVDKDGEVVVSANLSDNSWRFYDENKSLLWQFIFSADAGVNATWIAVLGWDGVISFKNLNSGGWNGDSPTRIPQDPCGTPEPCDPYSICTDNQSRRCSCLSVVPSCKPGFVSPCDDGKPEKSIELLKGDDGISYFALDYLKPFSKTDLAGCQTSCRGNCSCLAMFFHKSSGNCFLLESVGSFQKSDNGDSGYISYIKVSSDGGDNGSGVKPTHIIVIVVIVILTLFVISVMICVGVRYYRKKKRLPESPRENSEEDNFLENLTGMPIRYRYKDLEVATNNFSVKLGQGGFGSVYKGVLPDGTQLAVKQLEGIGQGKKEFRAEVSIIGSIHHLNLVRLKGFCADGTHRLLVYEYMANNSLDKWIFKKKKSEFLLDWDTRYNIAVGTAKGLAYLHEDCDSKIVHCDIKPENVLLDDHFMAKVSDFGLAKLMNREQSHVFTTLRGTRGYLAPEWITNYAISEKSDVYSYGMVLLEIIGGRKNYDTNETSEKNYFPSFAFKMMEEGKTRDILDSELKIDEHDDRVHCAIRVALWCIQEDMSMRPSMTKVVQMLEGLCTVPKPPTSSYLGSRLYSTVFKSSSEGGNSSGPSDCNSDAYLSAVRLSGPR; translated from the exons ATG GATAATGGAAATTTGGTTTTGCTTGGGGATGATAACAGTACGGTGATTTGGCAAAGTTTTGATTTTCCGACGGATACTTTGTTGCCTCAACAGGTTTTCAAAGAGGGGATGAAGCTTACTAGTGAACCTGGTTCGAATAGTTTGACCTATGTTCTTGAGATTAAATCTGGTAATGTTGTTCTTTCTGCTGGTTTTAGAATACCACAGGTTTATTGGACTATGCAAAAGGATAACCGGAAGACGGTTGATAAGGATGGCGAAGTTGTGGTTTCGGCGAATCTCAGTGATAATTCTTGGAGATTTTATGATGAGAACAAGTCTTTGTTGTGGCAGTTTATTTTCTCTGCTGATGCAGGTGTTAATGCGACATGGATTGCTGTTTTGGGATGGGATGGTGTTATTAGTTTCAAGAATCTCAACAGTGGTGGATGGAACGGTGATTCTCCGACCAGGATACCGCAGGATCCTTGTGGTACACCGGAGCCTTGTGATCCTTACAGCATATGCACGGATAATCAAAGTCGCAGATGTAGCTGTCTTTCTGTTGTTCCGAGTTGTAAACCTGGTTTTGTTTCTCCTTGTGATGATGGTAAACCAGAAAAATCTATTGAACTTCTGAAAGGTGATGATGGAATTAGTTACTTTGCTCTTGATTATCTTAAGCCGTTTTCAAAAACTGATTTGGCTGGGTGTCAAACGTCGTGCCGTGGAAATTGCTCTTGTCTTGCAATGTTCTTTCATAAAAGTTCGGGAAACTGTTTCCTGTTAGAAAGTGTAGGAAGTTTTCAGAAATCTGATAATGGTGATTCTGGTTATATTTCATACATTAAGGTATCAAGTGATGGAGGCGATAACGGAAGTGGAGTCAAACCTACACACAtcattgttattgttgttattgtcATATTGACTTTGTTTGTGATTTCTGTTATGATCTGTGTTGGGGTTAGATACTACAGGAAAAAGAAAAGGTTACCTGAATCTCCAAGAGAGAATTCAGAAGAGGACAATTTCTTAGAGAATTTAACCGGTATGCCGATCCGTTACCGTTACAAAGATCTCGAAGTTGCTACTAATAACTTCTCAGTGAAGCTCGGTCAAGGAGGTTTTGGTTCAGTTTATAAAGGAGTTCTACCTGACGGAACTCAATTAGCCGTGAAGCAATTGGAAGGTATCGGTCAAGGGAAGAAAGAGTTCAGAGCTGAAGTTAGCATCATCGGAAGCATTCATCATCTTAATTTGGTAAGGCTTAAAGGATTTTGCGCAGATGGAACTCACAGGCTTTTAGTTTACGAGTATATGGCTAATAACTCATTGGACAAATGGATATTCAAGAAGAAAAAAAGCGAATTTCTTTTGGATTGGGATACAAGGTATAACATAGCAGTAGGAACAGCGAAAGGGCTAGCGTATCTGCACGAAGATTGCGACTCAAAGATTGTTCATTGCGACATCAAGCCAGAAAACGTACTCCTAGACGATCATTTCATGGCTAAAGTTTCAGATTTCGGTTTAGCCAAGCTCATGAACCGAGAACAAAGCCATGTCTTCACAACGCTAAGAGGAACACGGGGCTACCTCGCACCAGAATGGATAACAAACTACGCTATATCAGAGAAAAGCGACGTATACAGCTACGGAATGGTGTTGCTAGAGATTATCGGCGGAAGGAAAAACTACGATACTAACGAGACTTCGGAGAAAAACTATTTCCCTAGTTTTGCTTTCAAGATGATGGAGGAAGGGAAAACGAGAGATATACTTGACTctgagctgaaaattgatgagCATGATGATAGGGTTCATTGTGCTATAAGGGTTGCATTGTGGTGTATACAAGAAGACATGTCAATGAGACCATCAATGACAAAGGTTGTTCAAATGTTGGAGGGTCTTTGTACGGTTCCTAAACCACCAACTAGTTCTTATTTGGGTTCTAGGCTTTATTCAACTGTGTTTAAATCATCTAGTGAAGGAGGAAATTCTTCTGGTCCATCAGATTGTAATAGTGATGCTTATCTTTCAGCAGTTCGTCTTTCTGGTCCAAGATAA
- the LOC127087661 gene encoding G-type lectin S-receptor-like serine/threonine-protein kinase SD2-5 isoform X1: protein MVTKHLFFSYVVVFVLSISILFMSKPCFCGIQYIGTILPGTEGSQMNWIDRDGKFLLSKNLNFAFSFITTVNDSTKFLLVIVHVASSTVIWTANRAKPVSNSDHFVFDRKGNVFLSKDGVLIWSTNTINKGVSSMVLQDNGNLVLLGDDNSTVIWQSFDFPTDTLLPQQVFKEGMKLTSEPGSNSLTYVLEIKSGNVVLSAGFRIPQVYWTMQKDNRKTVDKDGEVVVSANLSDNSWRFYDENKSLLWQFIFSADAGVNATWIAVLGWDGVISFKNLNSGGWNGDSPTRIPQDPCGTPEPCDPYSICTDNQSRRCSCLSVVPSCKPGFVSPCDDGKPEKSIELLKGDDGISYFALDYLKPFSKTDLAGCQTSCRGNCSCLAMFFHKSSGNCFLLESVGSFQKSDNGDSGYISYIKVSSDGGDNGSGVKPTHIIVIVVIVILTLFVISVMICVGVRYYRKKKRLPESPRENSEEDNFLENLTGMPIRYRYKDLEVATNNFSVKLGQGGFGSVYKGVLPDGTQLAVKQLEGIGQGKKEFRAEVSIIGSIHHLNLVRLKGFCADGTHRLLVYEYMANNSLDKWIFKKKKSEFLLDWDTRYNIAVGTAKGLAYLHEDCDSKIVHCDIKPENVLLDDHFMAKVSDFGLAKLMNREQSHVFTTLRGTRGYLAPEWITNYAISEKSDVYSYGMVLLEIIGGRKNYDTNETSEKNYFPSFAFKMMEEGKTRDILDSELKIDEHDDRVHCAIRVALWCIQEDMSMRPSMTKVVQMLEGLCTVPKPPTSSYLGSRLYSTVFKSSSEGGNSSGPSDCNSDAYLSAVRLSGPR from the coding sequence ATGGTAACAAAACATTTGTTTTTCTCCTACGTTGTTGTTTTTGTTCTGTCTATCTCAATCCTCTTCATGTCAAAACCATGTTTCTGTGGTATTCAATACATCGGCACAATCTTACCTGGTACGGAAGGTTCACAAATGAATTGGATTGACAGAGATGGTAAATTCCTTCTCTCAAAAAACCTAAATTTCGCTTTTAGTTTCATCACCACCGTCAACGACTCCACCAAGTTTCTATTAGTAATCGTCCATGTCGCAAGCTCCACCGTGATTTGGACTGCAAATAGAGCAAAACCTGTTTCTAATTCTGATCATTTCGTCTTTGATAGAAAAGGAAATGTTTTTTTATCAAAAGATGGAGTTTTGATTTGGTCTACAAATACTATTAACAAAGGGGTTTCTTCCATGGTGTTGCAGGATAATGGAAATTTGGTTTTGCTTGGGGATGATAACAGTACGGTGATTTGGCAAAGTTTTGATTTTCCGACGGATACTTTGTTGCCTCAACAGGTTTTCAAAGAGGGGATGAAGCTTACTAGTGAACCTGGTTCGAATAGTTTGACCTATGTTCTTGAGATTAAATCTGGTAATGTTGTTCTTTCTGCTGGTTTTAGAATACCACAGGTTTATTGGACTATGCAAAAGGATAACCGGAAGACGGTTGATAAGGATGGCGAAGTTGTGGTTTCGGCGAATCTCAGTGATAATTCTTGGAGATTTTATGATGAGAACAAGTCTTTGTTGTGGCAGTTTATTTTCTCTGCTGATGCAGGTGTTAATGCGACATGGATTGCTGTTTTGGGATGGGATGGTGTTATTAGTTTCAAGAATCTCAACAGTGGTGGATGGAACGGTGATTCTCCGACCAGGATACCGCAGGATCCTTGTGGTACACCGGAGCCTTGTGATCCTTACAGCATATGCACGGATAATCAAAGTCGCAGATGTAGCTGTCTTTCTGTTGTTCCGAGTTGTAAACCTGGTTTTGTTTCTCCTTGTGATGATGGTAAACCAGAAAAATCTATTGAACTTCTGAAAGGTGATGATGGAATTAGTTACTTTGCTCTTGATTATCTTAAGCCGTTTTCAAAAACTGATTTGGCTGGGTGTCAAACGTCGTGCCGTGGAAATTGCTCTTGTCTTGCAATGTTCTTTCATAAAAGTTCGGGAAACTGTTTCCTGTTAGAAAGTGTAGGAAGTTTTCAGAAATCTGATAATGGTGATTCTGGTTATATTTCATACATTAAGGTATCAAGTGATGGAGGCGATAACGGAAGTGGAGTCAAACCTACACACAtcattgttattgttgttattgtcATATTGACTTTGTTTGTGATTTCTGTTATGATCTGTGTTGGGGTTAGATACTACAGGAAAAAGAAAAGGTTACCTGAATCTCCAAGAGAGAATTCAGAAGAGGACAATTTCTTAGAGAATTTAACCGGTATGCCGATCCGTTACCGTTACAAAGATCTCGAAGTTGCTACTAATAACTTCTCAGTGAAGCTCGGTCAAGGAGGTTTTGGTTCAGTTTATAAAGGAGTTCTACCTGACGGAACTCAATTAGCCGTGAAGCAATTGGAAGGTATCGGTCAAGGGAAGAAAGAGTTCAGAGCTGAAGTTAGCATCATCGGAAGCATTCATCATCTTAATTTGGTAAGGCTTAAAGGATTTTGCGCAGATGGAACTCACAGGCTTTTAGTTTACGAGTATATGGCTAATAACTCATTGGACAAATGGATATTCAAGAAGAAAAAAAGCGAATTTCTTTTGGATTGGGATACAAGGTATAACATAGCAGTAGGAACAGCGAAAGGGCTAGCGTATCTGCACGAAGATTGCGACTCAAAGATTGTTCATTGCGACATCAAGCCAGAAAACGTACTCCTAGACGATCATTTCATGGCTAAAGTTTCAGATTTCGGTTTAGCCAAGCTCATGAACCGAGAACAAAGCCATGTCTTCACAACGCTAAGAGGAACACGGGGCTACCTCGCACCAGAATGGATAACAAACTACGCTATATCAGAGAAAAGCGACGTATACAGCTACGGAATGGTGTTGCTAGAGATTATCGGCGGAAGGAAAAACTACGATACTAACGAGACTTCGGAGAAAAACTATTTCCCTAGTTTTGCTTTCAAGATGATGGAGGAAGGGAAAACGAGAGATATACTTGACTctgagctgaaaattgatgagCATGATGATAGGGTTCATTGTGCTATAAGGGTTGCATTGTGGTGTATACAAGAAGACATGTCAATGAGACCATCAATGACAAAGGTTGTTCAAATGTTGGAGGGTCTTTGTACGGTTCCTAAACCACCAACTAGTTCTTATTTGGGTTCTAGGCTTTATTCAACTGTGTTTAAATCATCTAGTGAAGGAGGAAATTCTTCTGGTCCATCAGATTGTAATAGTGATGCTTATCTTTCAGCAGTTCGTCTTTCTGGTCCAAGATAA
- the LOC127087660 gene encoding putative L-ascorbate peroxidase 6 isoform X1 codes for MSSSVTNRIVQCSIATASGGETNYPAKFQPPSFSTVTFRSDRSNDHASSEVSSSSRRGLMCSIATLPCLLPLTHIFGSLRANANAMLPPGGDEYVRIKEELKKVLSKGKAAGVLRLVFHDAGTFEIDHDAGGMNGSIVYELERPENAGLKKSVKVLQKAKTQIDAIHPVSWADVIAVAGAEAIEVCGGPTIQVSLGRHDSLGADPEGKLPEETLDASGLKRCFQKKGFSTQELVALSGAHTLGSKGFGSPTSFDNSYYKVLLEKPPTPSGGMSTMIGLPSDHALVEDDECLRWIKKYADDENMFFEDFKNAYVKLVNSGVKWSSL; via the exons ATGTCTTCAAGTGTGACTAACCGTATTGTGCAGTGCTCAATCGCAACCGCATCAGGTGGCGAAACCAATTATCCCGCCAAATTCCAACCACCTTCTTTCTCAACGGTTACGTTTCGTTCCGATAGGTCCAACGACCATGCCTCTTCAG AGGTTTCGAGTAGCAGTAGGAGAGGGTTAATGTGCAGCATAGCCACGTTGCCATGTCTACTTCCACTAACTCACATCTTTGGTTCTCTCCGAGCCAACGCCAATGCCATGCTACC ACCAGGTGGGGATGAATATGTTCGAATTAAAGAAGAGTTGAAGAAGGTATTGTCAAAGGGAAAGGCCGCTGGTGTGCTTCGTTTGGTTTTTCATGATGCTGGAACTTTTGAAATTGATCACGATGCAG GTGGCATGAATGGTTCTATAGTCTACGAACTTGAAAGACCTGAAAATGCTGGTCTGAAAAAATCAGTAAAG GTTCTGCAGAAAGCCAAGACTCAGATAGATGCGATCCATCCAG TATCCTGGGCGGACGTTATTGCTGTTGCTGGAGCTGAAGCAATTGAAGTATGCGGTGGTCCTACTATCCAAGTTTCGCTCGGCAGACATGATTCACT GGGGGCTGATCCTGAAGGGAAACTCCCTGAAGAAACCCTTGATGCTTCTGGTTTGAAAAGATGCTTCCAGAAAAAAGGCTTTTC AACACAAGAACTGGTAGCTTTGTCTGGAGCTCACACTCTTGGAAGTAAAGGTTTTGGAAGCCCTACTTCTTTTGACAATTCATATTATAAGGTTCTGTTGGAAAAGCCACCGACGCCTTCTG GTGGTATGTCGACTATGATTGGTCTTCCTTCAGACCACGCACTCGTTGAGGATGATGAATGCTTAAG ATGGATTAAAAAGTACGCAGACGATGAGAATATGTTCTTTGAAGATTTCAAAAATGCGTATGTCAAGCTGGTGAATTCTGGTGTGAAGTGGAGTAGCTTATAA